The following proteins are co-located in the Plasmodium brasilianum strain Bolivian I chromosome 11, whole genome shotgun sequence genome:
- a CDS encoding myosin E, which produces MNNNFEEPNFKEGDLVWCMNTPSTPEKNDVPYTLCRVVGKIKNNDSDGDNGRNNHNDGNDDNSGNGDNNGNDSSDGNKGSNCDEQMILSKHNDCSGNTFPSDPKGLYKANNLFLLNQKDMLKLKYINEPAILNHLHERFKNKKYYTKMGPLLLFINPQINININNEETIRKYRFTETLDDLNLNEYHVASNAMRNLNSLKRNQSIIITGESGSGKSEISKNIINFLSYTVKRRKKGKGTLAAVDTSEEAEIEAKEEVQVAPEAEEAVKVETTTNETAVIDTEKTTDTEAVIDAATDAEAAKGGADAKCVISKLIKHADVLIEAFGNARTEKNGNSSRFSKFCTVHIDREERIKSVHMKKFLFDKGRLTNRRANESSFNIFYYIINGSSEKFKNMYFLKNVQDYNILKNEGNIEKSIDYSTKFLELLKSLNYIFDDDKEIDFIFSVLSALLLLGNVESVRTLARKSIFRKSFLCESSPNYEELQKNLENSSDDLQIDSNTKSFLIACKLLNIDAEELVKYFTTNYLFNDVILMKIHNEMKIHKKIENFIKTCYEELFNWVLHKINNKCTNGIKEEIGKNDNYINILDLIHFENFREQNSLYELLVNTSSEAVQKMQIDFLYKRRTQELQEEGIELFYDISSIDNEKLYNSLVQGEQTTSSLFSYLESVSTKKLFNKSNLHISVVNAFRNNKFIKKDYNCCDGSNDYNDDDKDDDNHYNNDNDNDNDNDNDNDNDNDNDNDNHSENPSELNKKAFVVVHSGGEVLYHTENFIDTNIEILTNRFIDLVKKSGNVYMQQLCTAFKYDDNGNIVEEKRRYSIQSALKLFRRKYDTKNQMAVTVLRNNLLELSKMQENTFCHFIMCIKSNSGNKDLYSFDTRMVLKQITYFHIVHMGQLKGRYFPHSFRFSEFLSIFNLKKGGGEGGDSVTTNTAIGLARGNRNNGDVDEYIEQEDDVKRGVYNKEVGNNKLDMEVEDMKVMEDLQEERDNKMIYGDEADGKEEAHNEGLEREEVQNLLKSYNISRKEWILGESKVFMSDVSLKILINHRFPKLPELLKNGEDEEENLIDDEENPWKNEAKERTMYLDCVKLNKKRDRKEVKEEGQTEIEMEMEGDREMEMERESEMERESEMERESEMEREREMEMERESEMERESEMDMERDREREKRDLYAYSLKGTRELNNEKQRYEDDEEFNEEEITSEQEEEFEVADLKKIDEYHNYDGVNEDDPVLRSNNEICKEGEEENRELVEPTDKEVNKSFEVIESNNKETKIEENKGEDSLEDYEMMNLVHSETIFKNRLDELNDDLKKFNPIISHVQKDNVYNKGIENPYSKKYMQSTINEKSDNEEENGKQDEEKSGNTHSGEVKGEKSAENEERNEQQNEMQNEQQNEGEEGEKEGHVNGAEMGEDDPNKNEAKKGEKKKKKKRRRKKKRSSLTSRKEEEEEEEEADQENRADVNEEKVKGEEGGDDKEEMKEEQNDLDEINKEKNDLDESNKEKNDLDESNKEQNDLGESNKEQNDLGESNKEQNDLGEGKDEKSDLGESNKEKNYLSEGKDEKSDLGEVKAEVSCLGEHTLSKNDTDNEGMKEKEVHEVEEVHEADAQADHRKDEDENGEDVRDGEAENNEKKVEEVAEGKIRELDDNEENMEEDEEENIKTDEMVEFIAKEHEMEEEQEERLEEEIVKGEERTKKDEMESEKSQEYIMGSEKSQEDIMGSEKSQEDIMGSEKSQDDIMEMDRSQENVMEMDRSQENVIEMDISQEDVMEMDRSQEDVMEMDRSQEDVMEEGDGKEEDDADNNEKKMNDLTQQEDMNMSNEDTKNMFDEDPVDENYIGYNINCFKGVLPTKIKKNMNKLLSHKSEEINYIKRMLDCYDCTQDGIYEHCIIETNYGNNIIEGEELGLYNNADLKNPRKKNDLLSHLNDIYICQANEKKHLMTILKKMVSTIEMVHGRKWNIFLCSCEYYFKSFVANEDKLILDQPNSSDTLKNKLLYNEECNYHNNENEEVHKHNCSPIVEYLTLPTNKDTHEISISNNADKKYIKDNYNILCFRSRNTTKLDFMNSKAFYESIHYKKVRTKNITHVHTDFSYMDDKMKCNFKQHVINEFINNPNITMEDIGDSLLSLATHFYHDKKGTWCVFVSKRKAFTGVVNIVKNRYLRMTAKNGNRRYNIVLFETPV; this is translated from the coding sequence atgaatAACAATTTTGAAGAACCGAATTTTAAAGAAGGGGATTTGGTTTGGTGTATGAACACCCCTTCTACTCCAGAAAAGAATGATGTGCCCTATACATTATGTCGTGTAgttggaaaaataaaaaataatgatagtGATGGTGATAATGGTCGTAATAATCATAATGATggtaatgatgataatagtGGAAATGGTGATAATAATGGTAACGATAGTAGTGATGGGAATAAAGGTAGTAACTGCGATGAACAAATGATTCTATCTAAACACAACGATTGCAGTGGGAACACGTTTCCGAGTGATCCGAAGGGTTTATACAAAGcaaacaatttatttttattaaatcaaAAGGATAtgctaaaattaaaatatattaatgaaccAGCAATTTTGAATCATTTACACGAgagatttaaaaataaaaaatattatactaaAATGGGCCCATtgttactttttattaacccacaaataaatattaacataaataatgaGGAAACTATTCGTAAATATAGATTCACAGAAACATTAGATGACTTAAATTTAAACGAATACCATGTTGCAAGCAACGCCATGAGGAACCTAAATTCGTTAAAGAGAAATCAGTCTATTATTATCACTGGTGAATCAGGGTCAGGAAAAAGTGAAATATcaaagaatattataaattttctttcttaTACTGTAAAAAGGAGAAAGAAGGGAAAAGGCACGCTAGCAGCAGTAGATACAAGTGAGGAAGCAGAAATAGAAGCAAAAGAGGAAGTACAAGTAGCACCAGAAGCGGAAGAAGCAGTAAAGGTAGAAACAACAACGAACGAAACAGCAGTAATAGATACAGAAAAAACAACAGACACAGAAGCAGTAATAGATGCAGCAACAGACGCAGAAGCAGCAAAGGGTGGTGCTGACGCAAAGTGCGTTATTTCGAAATTGATAAAACATGCAGATGTTCTCATAGAAGCGTTCGGAAATGCGCGAACGGAGAAGAATGGAAACTCGAGCAGATTTTCAAAATTCTGTACAGTACATATAGACAGAGAGGAAAGGATAAAATCTGTGcacatgaaaaaatttttattcgaTAAAGGGCGTTTGACAAATAGAAGAGCAAACGAAAGCTcgtttaacatattttattatattataaatggatcaagtgaaaaatttaagaacatgtattttttgaaaaatgtgcaagattataacatattaaaaaatgagggCAATATTGAAAAATCAATAGATTATTCAACTAAATTTTTAGAATTACTAAAatctttaaattatatatttgatgaCGATAAGGAAATagactttattttttcagtaCTTTCagcattactattattagGAAATGTGGAGAGCGTAAGAACACTAGCTCGTAAGTCAATATTTCGTAAAAGTTTCTTATGTGAAAGTTCTCCTAATTATGAAGAATTAcagaaaaatttagaaaattcTAGCGATGATTTACAAATAGATAGTAATACTAAATCCTTTTTAATTGCATGCAAACTACTTAATATTGATGCTGAAGAGTTGGTAAAATATTTCACAACGAATTATCTATTTAATGATGTAATACTTATGAAAATTcataatgaaatgaaaattcataaaaaaatagaaaattttattaagacATGTTATGAAGAATTATTCAATTGGGtgttacataaaattaataataaatgcacAAATGGGATAAAGGaagaaataggaaaaaatgataattatataaatatactagATTTAATACACTTTGAAAATTTCCGTGAGCAGAACTCCTTATATGAGTTGTTAGTAAATACAAGTAGTGAAGCTGTGCAAAAAATGCAGATAGATTTCTTATATAAACGAAGGACACAGGAATTACAAGAAGAGGGAATAGAACTGTTCTATGATATATCAAGTATAgacaatgaaaaattatataattcgCTAGTGCAAGGGGAACAAACAACATCTTCTCTATTTTCCTACTTAGAAAGTGTTTcaactaaaaaattatttaacaaGAGCAATTTACACATCTCTGTAGTTAACGCATTTaggaataataaatttataaaaaaggactATAATTGTTGTGATGGTAGTAATGATTATAACGATGACGATAAGGATGATGATAATCATtacaataatgataatgataatgataatgataatgataatgataatgataacgATAACGATAACGATAATGATAACCATAGCGAAAATCCATCAGAGTTGAATAAAAAAGCATTCGTTGTCGTACATTCGGGCGGAGAAGTTCTTTACCACACTGAGAACTTTATAGATACTAACATcgaaattttaacaaatagaTTTATTGACTTAGTTAAAAAGTCGGGAAATGTGTACATGCAACAACTTTGTACTGCCTTTAAATATGATGACAATGGTAACATAGTGGAGGAAAAAAGAAGGTATAGTATTCAGTCTGctctaaaattatttagaaGGAAATATGATACTAAAAATCAAATGGCTGTTACAGTGCTGAGAAATAATTTACTTGAATTATCTAAAATGCAAGAGAACACCTTTTgtcattttattatgtgcATAAAATCTAATAGTGGTAATAAGGATTTATATTCCTTTGACACAAGGATGGTCTTAAAACAGATAACGTATTTTCACATTGTGCACATGGGGCAGCTGAAAGGCCGCTATTTTCCCCACTCATTTCGTTTTTCTGAATTCTTGTCTATTTTCAACCTGAAGAAAGGTGGAGGAGAAGGGGGAGACTCAGTCACGACTAATACAGCTATCGGCTTAGCCAGAGGCAATCGCAACAATGGAGATGTGGATGAATATATTGAACAGGAAGACGATGTAAAGAGGGGGGTGTATAACAAAGAGGTCGGTAACAATAAGCTTGACATGGAAGTGGAGGATATGAAAGTGATGGAAGACTTGCAAGAGGAGAGGGATAACAAAATGATCTATGGAGATGAGGCCGATGGCAAAGAGGAGGCACACAATGAAGGGTTAGAAAGGGAAGAGGTTCAGAATTTGTTGAAGTCTTACAACATAAGTAGGAAGGAATGGATATTAGGAGAGAGTAAAGTTTTTATGAGCGATGTTTCActcaaaatattaattaatcaTAGATTTCCAAAGTTACCGgaattgttaaaaaatggAGAAGATGAGGAGGAAAACTTGATTGATGATGAGGAAAATCCATGGAAGAATGAAGCAAAAGAGAGGACGATGTACTTAGACTGTGTgaagttaaataaaaaacgcGACAGAAAGGAGGTAAAAGAAGAGGGACAAACAGAGATTGAAATGGAAATGGAAGGAGATAGGGAAATGGAAATGGAAAGGGAAAGTGAAATGGAAAGGGAAAGTGAAATGGAAAGGGAAAGTGAAATGGAAAGGGAAAGGGAAATGGAAATGGAAAGGGAAAGTGAAATGGAAAGGGAAAGTGAAATGGATATGGAAAGAGACAGGGAAAGGGAGAAAAGAGATTTATATGCCTATTCACTGAAAGGTACAAGAGAACtgaataatgaaaaacagAGATACGAGGATGACGAAGAGTTCAACGAAGAAGAAATAACCAGTGAACAGGAGGAAGAATTCGAAGTAGccgatttaaaaaaaattgatgagTATCATAACTATGATGGTGTAAATGAAGATGACCCTGTTCTACGTTCGAATAATGAAATTTGCAAGGAAGGGGAAGAAGAAAATCGTGAACTTGTTGAACCTACTGACAAAGAGGTTAATAAATCATTTGAAGTAATAGAATCAAATAATAAGGAAAcgaaaatagaagaaaataaaggaGAAGACTCCCTTGAGGATTACGAAATGATGAACCTAGTCCATAGTgaaactatttttaaaaatagattaGATGAACTAAATGACGATTTGAAAAAGTTCAACCCCATAATTAGTCATGTGCAGAAAGATAATGTGTATAATAAAGGAATAGAAAATCcatatagtaaaaaatatatgcaaagtaccataaatgaaaaaagcgACAATGAAGAGGAGAATGGTAAGCAAGATGAGGAGAAGTCTGGCAATACACATTCGGGAGAAGTCAAGGGTGAAAAATCAGCCGAAAATGAGGAGAGAAATGAACAGCAAAATGAAATGCAGAATGAACAACAGAATGAAGGGGAAGAGGGGGAAAAGGAAGGACACGTGAATGGAGCCGAAATGGGCGAGGATGATCCTAACAAGaatgaagcaaaaaaaggggagaaaaagaaaaaaaagaaaagaagaagaaagaagaaaagaagtTCATTAACAAGTAGAAaggaggaggaggaggaggaggaggaggCGGATCAGGAAAATAGGGCAGACGTGAACGAAGAAAAGGTAAAAGGAGAGGAGGGAGGAGATGATAAAGAAGAGATGAAGGAAGAGCAGAACGACCTGGATGAGATTAACAAAGAGAAGAACGACCTGGATGAGAGTAACAAAGAGAAGAACGATCTGGATGAGAGTAACAAAGAGCAGAACGACCTGGGTGAGAGTAACAAAGAGCAGAACGACCTGGGTGAGAGTAACAAAGAGCAGAACGACCTGGGTGAGGGCAAAGACGAGAAGAGCGACTTGGGTGAGAGTAACAAAGAGAAGAACTACTTGAGTGAGGGTAAAGACGAGAAGAGCGACTTGGGTGAAGTTAAAGCAGAAGTGAGCTGCCTGGGTGAACATACATTAAGCAAAAATGATACAGATAATGAAGGAATGAAGGAGAAAGAGGTACACGAAGTAGAAGAAGTGCATGAAGCAGACGCACAAGCAGATCACAGAAAGGATGAAGATGAGAATGGAGAAGATGTGAGGGATGGAGAGGCAGAGAATAATGAGAAAAAGGTGGAAGAAGTTGCTGAAGGTAAGATAAGAGAGTTAGATGACAACGAAGAAAACATGGAGGAGGATGAGgaggaaaatattaaaacagaTGAAATGGTGGAATTTATAGCAAAGGAACATGAAATGGAGGAAGAGCAGGAAGAGAGATTAGAGGAAGAAATAGTAAAGGGAGAGGAAAGAACAAAGAAGGATGAAATGGAAAGTGAAAAATCGCAGGAGTATATAATGGGAAGTGAAAAATCGCAGGAGGATATAATGGGAAGTGAAAAATCGCAGGAGGATATAATGGGAAGTGAAAAATCGCAGGATGATATAATGGAAATGGACAGATCACAAGAGAATGTAATGGAAATGGACAGATCACAAGAGAATGTAATAGAAATGGACATATCACAAGAAGATGTAATGGAAATGGACAGATCACAAGAAGATGTAATGGAAATGGACAGATCACAAGAGGATGTAATGGAGGAGGGAGATGGAAAAGAAGAAGATGATGCAGACaataatgagaaaaaaatgaacgatTTAACACAGCAAGAGGATATGAACATGTCGAATGAGGATACGAAAAATATGTTTGATGAAGACCCTGTTGATGAAAATTACATAGGTTACAATATAAACTGTTTTAAAGGTGTCCTGCCaacaaagataaaaaaaaacatgaataaattattaagtcATAAAAGTGAAgagataaattatattaagcGTATGTTGGACTGTTATGATTGTACACAGGATGGCATATATGAACATTGTATTATTGAAACAAATTatggaaataatattatagaaGGAGAAGAATTAggattatataataatgcagATTTAAAAAACCctaggaaaaaaaatgacttACTTAGTCATCtaaatgatatatacatatgtcaAGCAAATGAAAAGAAGCACTTAATgactatattaaaaaaaatggtatcAACAATAGAAATGGTACATGGAAGAAAATGGAATATCTTTTTATGCTCGTGTgagtattattttaaatcttTTGTAGCTAATGaagataaattaatattggATCAACCAAATAGTAGTGATacattgaaaaataaattattatataatgaagaatGTAATTATCACAAcaatgaaaatgaagaagttCATAAACATAATTGTAGTCCAATCGTAGAATATTTAACTCTACCAACAAACAAAGATACACATGAAATTTCTATTTCTAATAATGCtgataagaaatatataaaagataattataatatcttATGTTTTAGATCTAGAAATACTACTAAGTTAGATTTTATGAATTCTAAAGCTTTTTATGAATCGATACATTATAAAAAGGTacgaacaaaaaatataacacatgtacatactgatttttcttatatggatgataaaatgaaatgtaattttaaacaacatgttataaatgaatttattaataatccTAATATTACTATGGAAGATATAGGAGATAGTCTCTTAAGCTTAGCTACTCACTTTTATCATGATAAAAAAGGGACTTGGTGTGTTTTCGTTTCTAAGAGGAAAGCTTTTACTGGTGTTGTAAATATTGTGAAAAATAGATATCTCAGAATGACTGCTAAGAATGGAAATAGACGTTACAACATCGTCTTGTTTGAGACGCCGGTTTAG